The following proteins are encoded in a genomic region of Herpetosiphonaceae bacterium:
- a CDS encoding JAB domain-containing protein: MSKKQDNLDHLVDAMPDQTLDPARSAALQGTGRSMLRLRITPKYAAGMDTPVPLYKILRIIFATLDRKREHILVLALDEARDIIGYETIVSRSRDCAALDATAIFRKIVVLRAMGVVVAHSHLSEQLDPSEGDALITARLMDGCRKLDVELLDHIIYTQKGYTSLREVAPHLFA, encoded by the coding sequence ATGAGTAAGAAGCAGGACAATCTTGATCATCTGGTCGATGCGATGCCGGATCAGACGCTCGATCCGGCTAGGTCGGCAGCGCTCCAGGGCACAGGCCGGAGTATGCTACGGCTGAGGATTACGCCGAAGTATGCCGCTGGCATGGATACTCCCGTGCCGCTCTATAAAATCCTCCGCATCATCTTTGCCACCCTGGACCGCAAGCGTGAGCATATCCTGGTGCTTGCCCTGGATGAGGCGCGCGACATCATCGGCTATGAGACGATCGTATCCCGCAGCCGGGATTGCGCGGCTCTCGATGCCACGGCGATTTTTCGCAAGATCGTGGTGCTGCGCGCGATGGGCGTGGTCGTCGCACACAGCCACTTGTCGGAGCAGCTCGATCCCTCCGAGGGCGACGCGCTGATCACCGCCAGGCTGATGGACGGCTGTCGCAAGCTCGATGTCGAGCTGCTCGATCATATTATCTACACCCAGAAGGGCTACACCTCGCTGCGGGAGGTCGCCCCACATTTGTTTGCCTAG
- a CDS encoding methyltransferase domain-containing protein produces MLIRIKNTLHAPDRWSRIRDFLLATLLFRLPVGLRKRVFGGEQHYCPLCRSSVRRFLALHRPYHAWCPICRSLQRHRWVWLCLQTQADLLRSERRRLLHIAPEPALAAKFKALPHIEYVSADLYDPQAMITMDLCAIPAAASSFDLVYCSHVLEHVPDDRQAMRELYRVLASTGQAIILVPIFGEQTFEDPSITDPIEREKLFGQHDHVRRYGHDFSDRLAEAGFDVFSIRPEDLVSAAEIERMGLSHGEAIFFCRR; encoded by the coding sequence ATGCTGATACGGATTAAAAATACGCTCCACGCGCCGGATCGATGGAGCCGAATTCGAGATTTTCTGCTTGCAACGCTGCTGTTCAGGCTGCCGGTCGGGCTGCGTAAGCGGGTTTTTGGCGGCGAGCAGCACTATTGCCCGCTGTGTCGGAGCAGCGTTCGCCGCTTCCTGGCGCTGCATCGTCCGTATCATGCCTGGTGCCCGATCTGCCGATCGTTGCAGCGTCACCGCTGGGTCTGGCTTTGCTTGCAGACCCAGGCTGATCTGCTGCGCTCGGAGCGCAGGCGGCTGCTGCATATCGCGCCGGAGCCTGCGCTGGCGGCGAAGTTCAAGGCGCTGCCGCACATCGAGTACGTGAGCGCCGATCTCTACGATCCACAGGCGATGATCACCATGGACCTGTGCGCCATTCCTGCCGCCGCCAGCAGCTTCGATCTAGTCTACTGTAGCCATGTGCTGGAGCACGTGCCCGATGATCGGCAGGCGATGCGTGAGCTGTATCGCGTTCTGGCGAGCACGGGACAGGCGATCATCCTGGTGCCGATTTTTGGGGAGCAGACCTTTGAAGATCCATCGATCACCGACCCGATCGAGCGCGAAAAGCTCTTCGGGCAGCACGATCATGTGCGGCGCTACGGGCACGACTTCAGCGATCGGCTGGCCGAGGCGGGCTTCGATGTGTTCTCGATCAGGCCGGAGGATCTGGTCAGCGCCGCCGAGATCGAGCGGATGGGGCTTTCGCACGGCGAGGCGATCTTCTTCTGTCGGCGGTAG
- the glcF gene encoding glycolate oxidase subunit GlcF, whose translation MAQAVSEDTRSPISIFDEFHPPSPELIDDCVHCGFCLPTCPTYLLWGEEMDSPRGRIYLMKLGNEGRAALTDTYVSHFDQCLGCMACLTACPSGVQYDKLIEATRAQIERNYPRSLPDKLFRRMLFALFPYPNRLRVLAAPLWLYQASGLRQVVQRSGVLNVLPARLKAMETLLPPISLGALRANVPPRTAANGTRRRRVGLLLGCVQRVFFGDVNAATARVLAAEGCEVVAPPEQGCCGALMVHAGQEQGALDLARRMIDVWERADVDTIVINAAGCGSTLKEYGYLLRDDPAYAERARTFAARCKDISEVLADLEPRAPRHPLHLRVAYHDACHLQHAQGVRAAPRTVLGTIPGLEICEIPEAAICCGSAGVYNLVEPEPAQQLADRKVQHVLSTGAELLATSNPGCLLQIMNGLRRAGRPMPAVHPVELLDASIRGVLPAALARR comes from the coding sequence ATGGCGCAGGCCGTGAGCGAAGATACCCGCAGCCCGATCAGCATCTTCGACGAGTTTCATCCGCCGTCGCCGGAGCTGATCGACGACTGTGTCCACTGCGGCTTTTGCCTGCCGACCTGTCCGACGTATCTGCTGTGGGGCGAGGAGATGGACTCGCCGCGCGGGCGGATCTATTTGATGAAGCTCGGCAACGAGGGCAGGGCCGCGCTGACCGATACGTATGTGAGCCATTTCGATCAATGTCTGGGCTGCATGGCCTGCCTGACAGCCTGCCCGTCGGGCGTGCAGTACGACAAGCTGATCGAGGCCACGCGCGCGCAGATCGAGCGCAACTATCCACGCTCGCTGCCCGACAAGCTCTTTCGGCGGATGCTGTTTGCGCTCTTTCCGTATCCCAACCGGCTGCGCGTGCTGGCCGCGCCGCTGTGGCTCTATCAGGCGTCGGGGCTGCGGCAGGTCGTCCAGCGATCGGGCGTGTTGAATGTGCTTCCCGCGCGGCTCAAGGCGATGGAGACGCTCCTGCCGCCGATCTCGCTCGGCGCGCTGCGCGCCAACGTGCCGCCGCGCACCGCCGCGAATGGCACGCGCAGGCGGCGGGTTGGGCTGCTGCTGGGCTGCGTGCAGCGTGTCTTTTTCGGCGATGTCAACGCCGCGACCGCTCGGGTGCTGGCCGCCGAAGGCTGCGAGGTCGTCGCGCCGCCGGAGCAGGGCTGCTGTGGCGCGCTGATGGTCCATGCCGGGCAGGAGCAGGGCGCGCTCGATCTGGCGCGGCGGATGATCGACGTGTGGGAGCGCGCCGATGTGGATACGATCGTGATCAACGCGGCGGGCTGCGGCTCGACGCTCAAGGAGTATGGCTACCTGCTGCGCGACGATCCGGCCTACGCCGAGCGGGCCAGAACGTTCGCCGCCAGGTGCAAAGATATTTCCGAGGTGCTGGCGGACTTGGAGCCGCGCGCGCCGCGCCATCCGCTGCATCTGCGCGTGGCCTACCACGACGCCTGCCATTTGCAGCACGCGCAGGGCGTGCGCGCCGCGCCGCGTACGGTCTTAGGCACGATCCCCGGCCTTGAGATCTGTGAGATCCCCGAAGCGGCGATCTGCTGCGGCTCGGCGGGCGTTTACAATCTGGTGGAGCCGGAGCCAGCCCAGCAGCTCGCCGACCGCAAGGTGCAGCATGTGCTCTCAACCGGGGCAGAGCTGCTGGCGACGAGCAATCCCGGCTGTTTGCTGCAAATCATGAACGGCTTGCGGCGCGCGGGCCGTCCCATGCCTGCGGTTCATCCCGTCGAGCTGCTCGACGCCTCAATTCGCGGCGTGCTGCCGGCGGCTCTGGCGCGGCGCTAG
- a CDS encoding FAD-binding oxidoreductase, translating to MMVDAETLQADLRALVGAEHVRPATAADAIDGVPAQVVVEPGDAAEVAAVLRLARDAGLSVAPRGGGSKLGWGNPPRRVDLILSTRRLDRVVEHAWADMTATVQAGCTVAQLQRVLAEHGQRLALDPLWPATATIGGILATNDSGALRARFGTLRDLVLGVTIALPDGTLARSGGKVVKNVAGYDLPKLMTGALGTLGVITEATFRLYPLPSHVSCVRLSASEVSALHPVLLRVLDSTLAPSGVQLHARQGAAPALDLRFEGIAAALDAQLEQLARLAPGIASQPLAPEAWPTAEPLWDDADLALICKASVLPAQLDALVQTIRRVSAPLRLSWELLAQAAGVGWLRLAATNEQALLAALSILRAEVGRLHGSLAALHAPSAVKARLDVWGADESALPLMRRVKEQFDPQRVLNPGRFVGGI from the coding sequence ATGATGGTAGACGCCGAAACGTTGCAAGCCGATCTGCGCGCGCTTGTGGGAGCGGAGCACGTGCGTCCGGCGACGGCTGCCGACGCGATCGACGGCGTACCGGCGCAGGTGGTAGTCGAGCCGGGCGACGCGGCGGAGGTCGCGGCGGTGCTGCGCCTTGCCAGAGATGCAGGATTATCTGTCGCGCCGCGCGGCGGCGGCTCCAAGCTGGGCTGGGGTAATCCACCACGGCGCGTCGATCTGATCCTTTCAACTCGTCGTCTCGATCGGGTGGTGGAGCACGCCTGGGCCGATATGACCGCCACGGTGCAGGCGGGCTGTACGGTGGCGCAGCTTCAGCGCGTGCTGGCCGAGCATGGTCAGCGGCTAGCGCTCGATCCGCTCTGGCCCGCTACGGCGACGATCGGCGGCATCCTGGCGACCAACGACAGCGGCGCGCTGCGGGCGCGCTTCGGCACGCTGCGCGATCTCGTGCTGGGCGTGACGATCGCGCTGCCGGATGGGACGCTGGCCCGCAGCGGCGGGAAGGTGGTCAAAAACGTGGCGGGCTACGATCTGCCCAAGCTGATGACGGGCGCGCTCGGCACGCTGGGCGTGATCACCGAGGCCACGTTTCGGCTCTACCCGCTGCCGTCGCATGTGTCCTGTGTGCGCCTGAGCGCATCCGAGGTGAGCGCGCTTCACCCGGTGCTGCTGCGCGTCCTCGATTCGACGCTGGCACCGAGCGGCGTGCAGCTCCACGCGCGGCAGGGCGCAGCGCCCGCGCTCGATCTCCGCTTCGAGGGCATCGCCGCCGCGCTCGACGCGCAGCTAGAGCAGCTCGCGCGGCTTGCGCCCGGCATCGCCTCCCAGCCGCTCGCTCCCGAAGCCTGGCCGACCGCCGAGCCGCTGTGGGACGACGCGGATCTGGCGCTGATCTGCAAAGCGAGCGTGCTGCCCGCGCAGCTTGACGCGCTGGTGCAGACGATTCGGCGCGTGTCGGCTCCGCTGCGGCTATCGTGGGAGCTGCTCGCGCAGGCAGCGGGCGTGGGCTGGCTGCGGCTTGCGGCCACGAACGAGCAGGCGCTGCTGGCGGCGCTGAGCATCCTGCGGGCCGAAGTCGGACGGTTGCATGGCTCGCTCGCGGCGCTCCATGCGCCGTCTGCCGTGAAAGCGCGCTTGGATGTGTGGGGCGCGGATGAAAGCGCGCTGCCGCTGATGCGGCGTGTCAAAGAGCAGTTCGATCCGCAGCGCGTGCTTAACCCAGGACGTTTTGTAGGAGGCATCTGA
- a CDS encoding FAD-linked oxidase C-terminal domain-containing protein, whose product MHPRIIDELRAIVGTHGLIAEPEQLRTYECDGLTNLRVVPSAVVLPASGEHLQAVVRVCHRERIPFVARGSGTGLSGGALPVEGGVVISLSRLNRILEVDIPNARVVVEPGVINLDVTERVAPFGYFYAPDPSSQSVCTIGGNVAENSGGAHCLKYGFTANHVLGLKLVLPDGEIVQLGGKTLDPPGYDLMGVFVGSEGTLGIATEITLRVVKRPEVVQTLLAAFHSTDEAGAAVSEIIAAGILPAAIEMMDALSIQAAEAAVHAGYPQCDALLLVELDGPAAEVALSMERVTEICRGCGAWEIRLAQSEAERMVVWKGRKAAFAAMGRVAPDYIVQDGVIPRTALPRVLREIRQLSEAAGLRVANVFHAGDGNLHPLVLYDRSVPGQEHIAETLAFDIIKLCVQAGGSITGEHGVGREKQKYMSTMYAEPDLDTMQLVRCAFDPQHLANPDKVFPRPRLCAEKQGRYEPHPLEQAGVAELF is encoded by the coding sequence ATGCATCCGCGTATCATCGATGAACTCCGCGCGATCGTCGGGACTCATGGCTTGATCGCCGAGCCTGAGCAGTTGCGGACCTACGAGTGCGATGGCCTGACGAACTTGCGGGTGGTGCCCTCGGCGGTGGTGCTGCCCGCGTCGGGCGAGCACTTGCAGGCGGTGGTGCGCGTCTGCCACCGCGAGCGCATCCCATTCGTGGCGCGCGGCTCCGGCACCGGCCTCAGCGGCGGCGCGCTGCCGGTCGAGGGCGGCGTGGTGATCAGCCTGTCCCGCCTGAATCGCATCCTTGAGGTCGATATTCCCAACGCGCGAGTCGTGGTCGAGCCGGGCGTGATCAACCTCGACGTGACGGAGCGCGTGGCTCCGTTTGGCTATTTTTACGCGCCAGATCCGTCATCACAGTCGGTCTGCACGATCGGCGGGAACGTCGCGGAAAACTCAGGCGGCGCGCACTGCCTCAAGTACGGCTTCACCGCGAATCATGTGCTGGGCCTGAAGCTGGTGCTGCCCGACGGCGAGATCGTCCAGCTTGGCGGCAAGACGCTCGATCCGCCCGGCTACGATCTCATGGGCGTCTTCGTCGGCTCCGAGGGCACGCTCGGCATCGCCACCGAGATCACGCTGCGCGTCGTCAAGCGACCGGAGGTGGTGCAAACGCTGCTGGCGGCGTTTCACTCGACCGACGAGGCGGGCGCTGCCGTGAGCGAGATCATCGCCGCCGGGATCTTGCCCGCCGCGATCGAGATGATGGACGCGCTGAGCATCCAGGCGGCTGAGGCCGCCGTCCACGCGGGCTATCCCCAGTGCGACGCCCTGCTGCTGGTGGAGCTGGACGGTCCCGCCGCCGAGGTCGCGCTGTCGATGGAGCGCGTCACCGAGATCTGTCGCGGATGTGGCGCGTGGGAGATCCGCCTGGCGCAATCCGAGGCCGAGCGGATGGTCGTCTGGAAGGGCCGCAAAGCCGCCTTCGCCGCGATGGGCCGGGTCGCGCCCGACTACATCGTGCAGGATGGCGTGATCCCGCGCACGGCCTTGCCGCGCGTGCTGCGCGAGATCCGGCAGCTCAGCGAGGCAGCCGGGCTGCGCGTCGCGAATGTGTTTCACGCGGGTGACGGCAACCTGCATCCGCTGGTGCTCTACGATCGCAGCGTGCCCGGCCAGGAGCACATCGCCGAGACGCTGGCCTTCGACATCATCAAGCTATGCGTGCAGGCGGGCGGCTCGATCACCGGCGAGCATGGCGTTGGTCGCGAGAAGCAGAAGTATATGTCCACGATGTACGCCGAGCCCGATCTCGACACGATGCAACTGGTGCGCTGCGCCTTCGACCCGCAGCATCTCGCCAATCCCGACAAAGTCTTCCCGCGACCCCGGCTCTGCGCCGAAAAACAGGGCCGCTACGAGCCGCATCCGCTCGAACAGGCAGGCGTGGCGGAGTTGTTCTGA
- a CDS encoding NAD(P)/FAD-dependent oxidoreductase, translating to MRVLIVGAGLAGLTCARHLHQQQIPVTVLEASDDVGGRVRSDRVEGFTLDRGFQVLFDAYPAVRRNLDLAALDLRPFEPGAIISYSGQQTVLTDPLRDRNWRDVSRAALTLAIPPADKLRTLRLALTLRGAETDQDAEPDTQSTLEYLRAEGFSERTIDRFFRPFFGGIFLTRDLSTTAAAFRFYFRMLASGRTTLPAAGIGAITRQLAAPLRSAEQIRCNTRVVALLREGGRVTGVRLDDGEELRADAVVLATDAPSAAQLADLATPQGALQTAAVYFAGLEPLYTSRKIVLNAASDAFVNNAQQLSNVVPGYTPPERHLLSATVLDVPDMDDGQLALEVMRDLRRMFAGDQAALQALLGYFPLRVYRIRYAQFRQPPGIFGTLPDNRTEQPGLFVAAEWTEASSINGAITSGERCAALVAEALRQPVVGA from the coding sequence ATGCGCGTTTTGATCGTCGGGGCCGGTCTTGCAGGGCTGACCTGCGCCCGGCACCTGCACCAGCAGCAGATACCTGTCACTGTGCTCGAAGCCTCGGACGACGTCGGCGGGCGCGTACGCTCGGATCGCGTCGAGGGCTTCACGCTTGATCGAGGCTTTCAGGTGCTCTTCGATGCCTATCCTGCCGTGCGGCGTAACCTGGACCTGGCGGCGCTCGATCTGCGCCCGTTCGAGCCCGGCGCGATCATCAGCTACAGCGGCCAGCAGACGGTTCTAACCGATCCGCTGCGCGATCGAAACTGGCGCGACGTGTCGCGTGCGGCGCTCACGCTGGCGATCCCGCCCGCCGACAAGCTGCGCACGCTGCGGCTGGCGCTCACGCTGCGCGGCGCTGAGACGGATCAGGACGCCGAGCCGGATACACAGAGCACGCTGGAGTATCTGCGCGCCGAGGGCTTTAGCGAGCGGACGATCGACCGCTTCTTCCGCCCCTTCTTCGGCGGCATCTTCCTCACGCGCGACCTGAGCACGACCGCCGCTGCGTTTCGCTTCTACTTTCGGATGCTGGCGAGCGGCAGGACCACGCTGCCCGCCGCCGGGATCGGCGCGATCACCAGGCAGCTTGCAGCGCCGCTCCGATCAGCGGAGCAGATCCGCTGCAACACGCGGGTCGTCGCGCTGCTGCGGGAGGGCGGTCGTGTCACCGGCGTGCGGCTGGACGACGGCGAGGAGCTGCGGGCCGATGCTGTCGTGCTGGCGACGGACGCGCCGAGTGCCGCGCAGCTCGCCGACCTGGCTACGCCGCAGGGAGCGCTTCAAACCGCCGCCGTCTATTTCGCTGGCCTGGAGCCGCTCTACACCAGCCGTAAGATCGTGCTCAACGCCGCATCGGATGCGTTTGTGAACAACGCCCAGCAGTTGAGCAACGTCGTGCCGGGCTACACGCCGCCGGAGCGCCACCTCTTGAGCGCGACCGTGCTGGACGTGCCCGACATGGACGACGGACAACTGGCGCTTGAGGTCATGCGCGATCTGCGGCGTATGTTTGCGGGCGATCAGGCGGCGCTTCAGGCGCTGCTGGGCTACTTCCCGCTGCGCGTATATCGCATTCGCTACGCGCAGTTTCGGCAGCCGCCCGGCATCTTCGGCACGCTGCCGGATAATCGCACCGAGCAGCCGGGCCTGTTCGTCGCCGCCGAGTGGACCGAAGCCAGCAGCATTAACGGCGCGATAACCAGCGGCGAGCGCTGCGCGGCGCTCGTCGCCGAAGCGCTACGCCAGCCCGTCGTCGGCGCGTGA
- a CDS encoding methyltransferase domain-containing protein, whose translation MTQQESVFAQEVGAGLDKHALPAYAPMLAAYHRACAAELRAIVGELPLREGDRVLDMACGDGVYSVWLAEHVGADGRVIGVDIAPAYIEAARERVRSSAVAGRIGFEVGSIDGLPFPDDQFDLVWCAHSLYSLPDPVAALREMRRVVRPGGTVAILENDSVHHLLLPWPAELELTVRKAQLEALEAQTQMTGKFYIGRNLCSTFDMAELARCSIKTYTINRGAPLSDDERTFLQGYLTDLRQRAERYLEPAAREAFDMLIDPRSEVYLLDRPDFFMSVLEIVACGKKV comes from the coding sequence ATGACACAGCAAGAAAGCGTATTTGCCCAGGAGGTCGGCGCTGGGCTGGACAAGCACGCGCTGCCCGCGTACGCGCCGATGCTGGCCGCGTATCATCGCGCGTGTGCCGCCGAGCTGCGCGCGATCGTGGGGGAGCTACCGCTGCGCGAGGGAGATCGCGTGCTCGACATGGCCTGCGGCGATGGCGTCTACTCGGTGTGGCTGGCGGAGCATGTCGGGGCGGATGGCCGCGTGATCGGCGTGGATATTGCGCCCGCGTACATCGAGGCGGCGCGCGAGCGGGTCCGCAGCAGCGCTGTCGCCGGGCGGATCGGCTTCGAGGTCGGGAGCATCGACGGACTGCCCTTCCCTGACGATCAGTTCGATCTGGTCTGGTGCGCGCACAGCCTGTACAGCCTGCCCGATCCGGTCGCCGCGCTGCGCGAGATGCGCCGCGTAGTGCGGCCTGGCGGCACGGTCGCCATTCTGGAGAACGACTCGGTGCATCATCTGCTGCTGCCGTGGCCCGCCGAGCTTGAGCTGACGGTGCGCAAGGCGCAGCTTGAGGCGCTCGAAGCGCAGACGCAGATGACCGGCAAGTTTTATATTGGCCGCAATCTGTGCAGCACGTTCGATATGGCTGAGCTGGCACGGTGCAGCATCAAGACCTACACGATCAACCGGGGAGCGCCGCTGAGCGACGACGAGCGAACGTTTCTCCAGGGCTATCTCACCGATCTGCGCCAGCGCGCGGAGCGCTACCTCGAACCGGCGGCCCGCGAGGCGTTCGATATGCTGATCGATCCTCGCTCCGAGGTGTATCTGCTCGATCGCCCCGACTTTTTCATGAGCGTGCTTGAGATCGTCGCGTGCGGGAAGAAGGTCTAA
- a CDS encoding methyltransferase domain-containing protein, with translation MTRRRAEHHPPARPEALRYEAEVIPGLEAIAADELQRRLRRHVTIEAQAKEGLIPIRYGGDPAALLDLQTVLAVYECRRFAVPRPKALLGQSSFDTLLRMIADVRDLHPRGAFRTFRISAAGQESSVMLRLRDEIARATGLAYTPEEGDLLLRLRRSLGDAEGWDALLRLSPRPLSVRPWRVCNLPGALNASVAHAMALLSHPHPDDTVLNLCCGSGSLLIERLLAAPARIGVGCDIDPAALACARENVAASDVQAIRLEAWDAGDLPTPDGWVDAILADLPFGQLVGSHATNTVLYPRILREAARVTIGGGVFVAITQDIRLWEGLVADAAADWTLDHVLPIKLPFGGGHLRPRIYVLRRKG, from the coding sequence ATGACACGTAGGCGAGCCGAGCACCACCCACCCGCGCGGCCCGAAGCGCTGCGCTACGAGGCGGAGGTTATTCCCGGCCTGGAAGCGATTGCCGCCGACGAGCTTCAGCGTCGGCTGCGGCGGCATGTGACGATCGAGGCGCAGGCTAAGGAGGGGCTGATTCCGATCCGCTACGGCGGCGATCCTGCCGCGCTGCTCGATCTGCAAACCGTGCTGGCGGTCTACGAGTGCCGCCGTTTCGCGGTGCCGCGTCCAAAGGCGCTGCTCGGACAGTCGTCGTTCGATACGCTGCTGAGGATGATCGCCGACGTGCGCGATCTGCATCCACGCGGCGCGTTCCGGACCTTTCGGATCAGCGCGGCAGGCCAGGAGTCGTCGGTGATGCTGCGGCTGCGCGACGAGATCGCGCGCGCTACGGGGCTAGCGTACACGCCCGAAGAAGGCGATCTGCTGCTGCGGCTGCGGCGCTCGCTGGGTGATGCCGAGGGCTGGGATGCCCTGCTGCGTCTGTCGCCGCGTCCGCTCTCGGTGCGTCCCTGGCGAGTCTGTAATCTGCCGGGCGCGCTCAACGCCTCGGTCGCCCATGCGATGGCGCTGCTGTCTCACCCGCATCCCGACGACACGGTGCTGAATCTCTGCTGCGGCTCCGGCTCGCTGCTGATCGAGCGGCTGCTGGCCGCGCCCGCGCGCATCGGCGTGGGCTGCGACATCGATCCGGCGGCGCTGGCGTGCGCTCGTGAAAACGTGGCGGCCAGCGATGTGCAGGCCATCCGGCTGGAAGCCTGGGACGCGGGCGATCTTCCCACGCCCGACGGATGGGTTGATGCGATCCTGGCGGACCTGCCCTTCGGCCAGCTGGTCGGCTCCCACGCGACGAATACTGTGCTCTATCCTCGCATTCTGCGTGAGGCCGCGCGCGTCACGATCGGCGGCGGCGTGTTCGTGGCGATCACGCAGGACATTCGGCTGTGGGAGGGACTGGTCGCGGATGCCGCCGCCGACTGGACGCTGGATCATGTGCTGCCGATCAAGCTGCCGTTCGGCGGCGGACATTTGCGTCCGCGCATCTACGTGCTGCGCCGCAAAGGCTGA
- a CDS encoding GNAT family N-acetyltransferase — MPNGSQPLQSPTVSIVERVPTVEEYLRAITAVGWRRREQRAVELALSNSLYAVCAQADDQTVGFGRVIGDGGLHLYLTDVVVVPEYQGRGIGSRIVAALTRFVEAMPYRNLIVGVMPTPGLQRFYERHGYKAQPPHSPAMSKWINRSDE, encoded by the coding sequence ATGCCAAACGGATCTCAACCGCTGCAATCTCCCACCGTGTCGATCGTCGAGCGTGTGCCGACTGTGGAGGAGTACCTGCGAGCGATCACGGCGGTCGGCTGGCGGCGGCGTGAGCAGCGCGCCGTCGAGCTAGCCCTGAGCAATTCGCTCTATGCCGTCTGCGCCCAGGCGGACGATCAAACCGTTGGCTTCGGGCGGGTGATCGGCGATGGCGGGCTGCACCTGTACCTGACCGATGTGGTGGTTGTGCCCGAATACCAGGGCCGTGGCATTGGCAGCCGCATCGTGGCGGCGCTGACCCGCTTCGTCGAGGCGATGCCGTATCGCAACCTGATCGTCGGCGTCATGCCAACGCCGGGCTTGCAGCGCTTCTACGAGCGACACGGGTACAAGGCTCAGCCACCCCATAGCCCGGCGATGTCCAAGTGGATCAACCGGAGCGACGAGTGA
- a CDS encoding RNA polymerase sigma-70 factor: MIDADGPVGERRTPDTALAMFERERRRLFGIAYRMLGSVSEAEDIVQDAYVRWHAVAHERVENASAFLVRLVTRLCIDALKSARNRRTDYVGPWLPEPFLVSDGHADHPAAMLELADDLSMAFLLLLERLTPVERAVFLLHESFGFSYGEIAQVIGKSEQNCRQIARRARQHLDTGGHLAPADPQEHDLLLHHFLRATRDGDVQGMVQLLAHDAVLYADSGGKALAARNPISGADHIARYLIGLDRKFVGQLEVRLATINGRTGMLIYIDGQLQNVVSLLIVDGKIQRLFLVVNPDKLPHGPYERLAD; encoded by the coding sequence ATGATCGACGCGGATGGACCGGTCGGGGAGCGCCGCACGCCGGACACGGCGCTAGCGATGTTCGAGCGGGAGCGCCGTCGGCTCTTCGGCATCGCCTACCGGATGCTCGGCTCGGTAAGCGAGGCGGAAGATATTGTGCAGGATGCGTACGTGCGCTGGCATGCCGTCGCGCATGAGCGCGTCGAGAATGCGTCGGCGTTTCTGGTGCGGCTGGTCACGCGGCTCTGCATCGACGCGCTGAAGTCGGCGCGCAACCGGCGTACCGACTATGTCGGGCCGTGGCTGCCGGAGCCGTTCCTTGTCTCCGATGGGCACGCCGATCATCCGGCTGCGATGCTGGAGCTGGCCGACGATCTCTCGATGGCGTTTCTGCTGCTGCTGGAGCGGCTGACGCCGGTGGAGCGGGCGGTATTTCTGCTGCACGAGTCGTTTGGCTTCAGCTACGGCGAGATCGCGCAGGTGATCGGCAAGTCGGAGCAGAACTGTCGGCAGATCGCCCGCCGGGCTCGTCAGCACCTCGACACAGGGGGGCATCTTGCGCCCGCCGATCCGCAGGAGCACGATCTGCTGCTCCATCACTTTTTGCGTGCCACCCGCGACGGCGACGTGCAGGGCATGGTCCAGCTTCTGGCCCACGATGCTGTGCTCTACGCCGACAGCGGCGGCAAGGCGCTTGCCGCGCGCAACCCCATCAGCGGCGCGGATCATATCGCGCGCTACCTGATCGGGCTGGACCGCAAGTTCGTGGGACAGCTTGAGGTGCGGCTGGCGACGATCAACGGTCGGACCGGCATGCTGATCTATATCGACGGGCAGTTGCAGAATGTGGTCAGCCTGCTGATCGTCGATGGCAAGATCCAACGGCTATTTCTGGTCGTCAATCCCGACAAGCTGCCGCACGGCCCGTACGAGCGGCTGGCCGATTAA